One genomic window of Scylla paramamosain isolate STU-SP2022 chromosome 20, ASM3559412v1, whole genome shotgun sequence includes the following:
- the LOC135110770 gene encoding uncharacterized protein LOC135110770 has product MRVLLACAGLVLLLGVCCGEPDLSYSSSSSGNERNGHGGNGGRHGGNGGNGGRYGGNGGSNGFGSNGRNGGNGRYGGTNGGFNSGSNGGFNGDSNGGYGSNGGSNGGHGGSNGGFNGGSNGRYGNSNGGLNGGSSGGYGSNGGNGGSNGGFNGGHGGSNGGSNGRPITYGK; this is encoded by the exons ATG AGGGTTCTGTTGGCCTGTGCTGgattggtgctgctgctgggcgTGTGCTGCGGGGAGCCCGACCtgtcctattcctcctccagcagcggTAACGAAAGAAACGGTCACGGAGGAAACGGAGGCAGACATGGAGGCAACGGAGGAAACGGAGGCAGATATGGAGGCAATGGAGGAAGCAACGGCTTTGGCAGCAACGGCCGCAACGGAGGCAACGGCCGCTACGGCGGTACCAACGGCGGGTTCAACAGTGGTTCCAACGGCGGCTTCAACGGTGACTCCAATGGAGGTTATGGTTCCAATGGGGGTTCCAACGGCGGACATGGCGGTTCTAACGGAGGGTTCAATGGTGGATCCAACGGAAGATACGGTAATTCCAACGGCGGCCTCAATGGTGGCTCCAGTGGTGGTTATGGTTCCAACGGCGGAAATGGAGGTTCCAACGGAGGTTTCAACGGCGGTCACGGCGGTTCCAACGGCGGCTCCAACGGCCGTCCCATCACCTACGGCAAGTGA
- the LOC135110122 gene encoding keratin, type I cytoskeletal 9-like yields MMSLKAEKTNKGNPAGPMAKLRSRPRVLLACAALVLLLGVCCGAPDLSYSSSSSGNGRNGHGGNGGGHGGNGGNGGRYGGNGGSNGFGSNGRNGGNGRYGGTNGGFNGGSNGGFNGGSNGGYGSNGGSNGGHGGSNGGFNGGSNGRYGNSNGGFNGGSNGSYGSNGGNGGSNGGFNGGHGGSNGGSNGRPITYGK; encoded by the exons ATGATGAGCCTTAAGGCCGAAAAGACCAATAAAGGAAACCCAGCTGGACCGATGGCGAAACTCCGTAGTCGTCCA AGGGTTCTGTTGGCCTGTGCTGccttggtgctgctgctgggcgTGTGCTGCGGGGCGCCCGACCtgtcctattcctcctccagcagcggTAACGGAAGGAACGGCCACGGTGGAAACGGAGGCGGACATGGTGGCAACGGAGGAAACGGAGGCAGATATGGAGGCAATGGAGGAAGCAACGGGTTTGGCAGCAACGGCCGCAACGGAGGCAACGGCCGCTACGGCGGTACCAACGGCGGTTTCAACGGTGGTTCCAACGGCGGCTTCAACGGTGGCTCCAATGGAGGTTATGGTTCCAATGGGGGTTCCAACGGCGGACATGGAGGTTCTAACGGAGGGTTCAATGGTGGATCCAACGGAAGATACGGTAATTCCAACGGCGGCTTCAACGGTGGCTCCAATGGTAGCTATGGTTCCAACGGCGGAAATGGAGGTTCCAACGGAGGTTTCAACGGCGGTCACGGCGGTTCCAACGGCGGTTCCAACGGCCGTCCCATCACCTACGGCAAGTGA
- the LOC135110771 gene encoding uncharacterized protein LOC135110771, translating into MRVLLAFAGVVLLLGVCSGAPDLSSHSSNGNGHGGNGGGHGCSGCHGGGNGFGSNGNNGGNGRYDGSNGGFNGGSNGGSNGGSNGGYGSNGGSNGGFNGGFNGGHAGTNGGSNGRPITYGK; encoded by the exons ATG AGGGTTCTGTTGGCTTTTGCTGgcgtggtgctgctgctgggcgTGTGCTCTGGGGCGCCCGACCTGTCTTCCCACTCCTCCAATGGTAACGGCCACGGAGGAAACGGAGGTGGACACGGATGCAGCGGATGCCACGGAGGAGGCAACGGGTTTGGCAGCAACGGCAACAACGGAGGCAACGGCCGCTATGACGGTTCCAATGGCGGGTTCAACGGTGGATCTAATGGCGGCTCCAACGGTGGCTCAAATGGAGGTTATGGTTCCAACGGGGGTTCCAACGGCGGTTTCAATGGAGGTTTTAACGGCGGCCACGCCGGTACAAACGGCGGTTCCAACGGCCGTCCCATCACCTATGGCAAGTGA
- the LOC135110123 gene encoding uncharacterized protein LOC135110123, translating into MLLPPSDHGQDSSQCTRRPLSSKSGGGSSSGSTSTSCRYCCCSCSSSNRANSTSLLPTQQRVLFACAGVVLLVGVCCGAPDLSSHSSFSNGNGRNGHGGNGGNGGNGGGYGSNGGNNGFGSNGSNGGYGGSTGGLNGGSNGGYGSNGGNGINGGGNGGYGNNGGNNGGYGSNGGSNGRTATGFAVFNLGAPLSSGSNGGYGSSNGGSNGGYAGSNGGSNGGFNGGSNGGYGGSNGGFNGGSNGGFGGSNVGFNGGSNGGYGGSNGAFNGGSNGGFSGSNGGTNGVSNGGYGGSNGGTNGGLSGGYGK; encoded by the exons ATGCTCTTGCCACCCTCGGATCATGGCCAGGATTCCAGCCAGTGCACCAGAAGACCCCTTTCTTCCAAAAGCGG tggtggtagtagtagtggtagtaccaGTACCAGCTgtagatattgttgttgttcttgtagcagcagtaatagagCTAACagcacctctctcctccccacacaACAGAGGGTTCTGTTCGCCTGTGCTGGCGTGGTGCTTCTGGTGGGCGTGTGCTGTGGGGCGCCCGACCtgtcctcccactcctccttcaGCAACGGTAACGGAAGGAACGGCCACGGAGGAAACGGAGGCAACGGAGGAAACGGGGGTGGATATGGAAGCAACGGAGGAAACAACGGTTTTGGCAGCAACGGCAGCAACGGAGGCTACGGCGGTTCCACCGGTGGGTTGAACGGTGGTTCCAACGGCGGCTACGGAAGCAACGGAGGAAATGGAATAAACGGAGGAGGAAACGGAGGTTATGGCAATAATGGAGGAAACAATGGAGGATATGGAAGCAATGGGGGAAGCAACGGAAGAACAGCCACAGGTTTTGCTGTCTTTAACCTCGGGGCGCCTCTGAGCAGCGGTTCCAACGGCGGCTACGGCAGTTCCAACGGTGGCTCTAACGGAGGCTACGCTGGTTCCAACGGCGGTTCCAATGGTGGTTTCAACGGTGGTTCCAACGGCGGCTATGGTGGTTCCAATGGTGGTTTCAACGGCGGTTCCAACGGCGGCTTTGGTGGTTCCAATGTTGGTTTCAACGGTGGTTCCAACGGCGGCTATGGTGGTTCCAATGGTGCTTTCAACGGCGGTTCCAACGGCGGCTTTAGTGGTTCCAATGGTGGTACCAACGGTGTTTCCAACGGTGGCTATGGTGGTTCCAATGGTGGTACCAACGGTGGTTTGAGCGGAGGATATGGCAAGTAA
- the LOC135110772 gene encoding uncharacterized protein LOC135110772, which produces MRVLLAFAGVVLLVGVCSGAPDLSSHSSNGNGHGGNGGGHGCSGCHGGGNGFGSNGNNGGNGRYDGSNGGFNGGSNGGFNGGSNGGYGSNGGSNGGFNGRHGGSNGGSNGRPITYGK; this is translated from the exons ATG AGGGTTCTGTTGGCTTTTGCTGgcgtggtgctgctggtgggcGTGTGCTCTGGGGCGCCCGACCtgtcctcccactcctccaatGGTAACGGCCACGGAGGAAACGGAGGTGGACACGGATGCAGCGGATGCCACGGAGGAGGCAACGGGTTTGGCAGCAACGGCAACAACGGAGGCAACGGCCGCTACGACGGTTCCAATGGCGGGTTCAACGGTGGATCTAATGGCGGCTTCAACGGTGGCTCAAATGGAGGTTATGGTTCCAACGGGGGTTCTAACGGCGGTTTCAATGGCAGGCACGGCGGTTCCAACGGCGGTTCCAACGGCCGTCCCATCACCTACGGCAAGTGA
- the LOC135110773 gene encoding uncharacterized protein LOC135110773, which translates to MRVLLAFAGVVLLVGVCSGAPDLSSHSSNGNGHGGNGGGHGCSGCHGGGNGNNGGNGRYDGSNGGFNGGFNGGSNGGFNGGSNGGYGSNGGSNGGFNGGHSGSNGQSNGRPITYGK; encoded by the exons ATG AGGGTTCTGTTGGCTTTTGCTGgcgtggtgctgctggtgggcGTGTGCTCTGGGGCGCCTGACCtgtcctctcactcctccaatGGTAACGGCCACGGAGGAAACGGAGGTGGACACGGATGCAGCGGATGCCACGGAGGAGGCAACGGCAACAACGGAGGCAACGGCCGCTACGACGGTTCCAATGGCGGGTTCAACGGCGGGTTCAACGGGGGATCCAATGGTGGCTTCAACGGTGGCTCCAATGGAGGTTATGGTTCCAACGGGGGTTCAAACGGCGGTTTTAATGGCGGGCACAGTGGTTCCAACGGCCAATCCAACGGCCGTCCCATCACCTACGGCAAGTGA
- the LOC135110477 gene encoding uncharacterized protein LOC135110477 encodes MRVLFACAGVVLLVGVCCGAPDLSSHSSFSNGNGRNGHGGNGGNGGNGGGYGSNGGSNGFGSNGSNGGYGGSTGGLNGGSNGGYGSNGGNGINGGGNGGYGNNGGNNGGYGSNGGSNGRTATGFAVFNLGAPLSSGSNGGYGSSNGGSNGGYAGSNGGSNGGFNGGSNGGYGGSNGGFNGGSNGGFGGSNGGLNGGSNGGYGGSNGGFNGGSSGGYGGSNGGTNGGSNGGYDGSNGGFNGGFNGDSNGAYSGSNGGSNGGFSGGYGK; translated from the exons ATG AGGGTTCTGTTCGCCTGTGCTGGCGTGGTGCTTCTGGTGGGCGTGTGCTGTGGGGCGCCCGACCtgtcctcccactcctccttcaGCAACGGTAATGGAAGGAACGGCCACGGAGGAAACGGAGGCAACGGAGGAAACGGGGGTGGATATGGAAGCAACGGAGGAAGCAACGGTTTTGGCAGCAACGGCAGCAACGGAGGCTACGGCGGTTCCACCGGTGGGTTGAACGGTGGTTCCAACGGCGGCTACGGAAGCAACGGAGGAAATGGAATAAACGGAGGAGGAAACGGAGGTTATGGCAATAATGGAGGAAACAACGGAGGATATGGAAGCAATGGAGGAAGCAACGGAAGAACAGCCACAGGTTTTGCTGTCTTTAACCTCGGGGCGCCTCTGAGCAGCGGTTCCAACGGCGGCTACGGCAGTTCCAACGGTGGCTCTAACGGAGGCTACGCTGGTTCCAACGGCGGTTCCAATGGTGGTTTCAACGGTGGTTCCAACGGCGGCTATGGTGGTTCCAATGGTGGTTTCAACGGCGGTTCCAACGGCGGCTTTGGTGGTTCCAATGGTGGTCTCAACGGTGGTTCCAACGGCGGCTATGGTGGTTCCAATGGTGGTTTCAACGGCGGTTCCAGCGGCGGCTATGGTGGTTCCAATGGTGGTACCAACGGTGGTTCCAACGGCGGCTATGATGGTTCCAATGGTGGTTTCAACGGTGGTTTCAACGGAGACTCCAACGGCGCCTATAGCGGCTCAAACGGTGGCTCCAACGGTGGTTTCAGCGGAGGATATGGCAAGTAA